The DNA window GCAGCGGCACCAGCAGTTCCACGCCCAGCACCCGCATCACGTCGGCGATGCGCGCGGCCGCGTCGGCGAACAGCTGACGGCGCACCGTCGCGCGGAACCCGTCCACCACGGCCGCCACGACCTGGTCGGTGTTGGTCATCACGCCGTGCAGGGATTTCAGCCCGGCGTCCACCTGCGGGGAGATCGCGACGATGTCGGGCGGCCCCATGGCGCCCAGCTGGGCAACCCCGGCAGTGAGTTGATCATCGATGTGGCGGCGCAGCTGGTCGACGACTTCGCGCGCAAAAGGCAGTCCCAGCGAGGCGATGGCCGCGCCGATCACCTTTTCGAGCTTATTGGCGAAATCCTGGTGCCACTGAAAAGCCATGGCGTAGGCAGCATCAGCGCACGCCCGCGTCAGCTCGGCCCGCCGGTTGTGCACGGCCTGTCGCATCGTCGGCACCCACTGTTCGGCCGTAACGCCTTCCGGGTTGGGCAGGTGGTTGCGCAGCTGGCGGTCGATGAGGCCGTTGACCGTGGCGGCGACGGTGTCGGCCGTGAAGGCCTCGGTGCCGATCCAGCGGCCCAGCTGGCTCACCCGGGTCTGCTCGTCACCGGCGCTGGCCGGCAACCCCAGTTCGCCGCAGAGCGCGCCCCATTGGCTGGATAGCAGCGAATCCAATTGCTCGGTGCTCGACGCCGGATTGCCCTTTTGCATGTGACCCTCGAGCAGCTTGTCCACGCAGCTGCGGGCCAGCCGCTGGGCGGCGTATTCGGCGTAACGGTCGCGACCCATGCTCAGGCTGGAGAAACCGTAAGTGCCCCAGGGCAACACATCCCACGACGAGATGCCCCAGCCCAACAGGTCGCGGTCGCCCACCGGCGACGCGGTGTTGCCCAGGTCGTAGGCGACGAACTGGTCGCTGGCCCGCCCGCTCATCATCAGCCCGGCCAGCCCGCGCGCCAGTCCCCGGTACACCGCGTACTGCGACCCGTCGCCGAACAGGGTGCGGTCAGCACCGATGTAGCGGCCTACGGGGAAGACCCGCGCGAACGGAATCGGTTCGCCCTCACCGTGGTGGTGCCCGAGTGCGCGCAGGATACGTACGTCGTGTTCGCGGGCCGCACCGGATTGACTGGCCACGATCTCGCCGAGCATCGCCAGCGCGTTGGCGCGCACGCCGATGATGGCGCTCTGCGGCAGCGAGTCGAAAATGTCTGGGGTCACCATGAATACACCCATCAACCGGGGATCCAGTCCGGTGACCAGGGTCAGCAGCCGGCACACGTCCAGCGCCATCGACGCGCCCGCACCGCCGGCCATCGACGACACCACCAGCACCAGCGGCGGTTCGTTGGGGTCGAAGCGACCCATGCCCGGCACATCGACCGTCGACATCTCCGACACGGTTTCGACGCGAAACAGCGCGTCCCACGCGGCTTGCAGCCGGGCGTGGATTTCGGCGGCCTTGCTCAGGGTGATCATGCGCCCGATCGCCCGGTACTGCCCCGCGCCGGCGGAGATAGGGATCGACACCTCTTGCGGGCTGCGCGGCGCCCAGGTGGCGATGGTGTCCAGCGCCGATTCGGCCGCCAACCGCTGCGACAGCGCACCATCGAGAACGGCGTAACTGCTGCCCTGCGGTCCGCACCCGACGTAGCTGCCGCCCTGGGCGGGGACGTTCGCCAGCCCCTCCGGGCCCGACTCCGCGGCGCTGGGCACGTCGATGTGGACGAATTGCCAACCGGCCAAAAGCTTTTCGATCCCAGCGGTGTGCAGTTCGGAGCGCAGCTGGTCCATCATCAGGGACAGCGTGGCGCCGCCGGAACCGCCGCAGCCCACTACCAGGAATCGTCGCATCAGGTGCCCTCTCCGAACGGGTCGAATGGTTCTGGGTCAAATCGATAGGAGGGCTGCGTCGCCTCGGTCGGCGGGAGCCCGGGCGGCCCGCTTTCGTCGCGCTCATCGCCCTGTTGGCGCTCGCCGCGCTCCTCGCCGTACGGGTAGCCCGCCGCCATCGTGTCGTCTTGGCGGGGAATGGGTTCGGGGATCGGCCGTTCTTGCGTCTCCGCCTCATTGAAGCCCGGCGGCACCGGCCCGGTCGCGGGGGGCGGCGGCGCGAAGGGCGGCGGTGCAAAGGATTTCGGAGCCGGCGGCGCCGAAGGTGGCGCTGGGGCGGGCGCTCCCCCGAACGGCGAATCGCCGCCACCGAAGGGATCGTCTCCGACCGGTCCGGCCACGACGTCGGCGGGAGTGTCACCGAACGGTGAGGCCGTCTCGCCCGGCGCCGCGAACGGTGCCGTCATGCCGGCCTGCACGGCCCGCAGCCGCAACCCGGTGAGCAGGTCGGGCAGCCGTTGGGCGATGTCCTCGTAAATCCGCTCACGCGCGGTCGTGTCGGTGGTGCCGGCCACCAACAGCAGCACCTCGGCGGCGTTCTCGGGGCCGTACGGGTTGTGCAGCAGCACCCAGGTGTTGTGCACCGCCAGCGGCAGCACCCCGCGCAGGCCGGTCTTGTCCGATCCGGGCAGCTTCGACCCGGCGCTGACCAGGCCCTCGGCGTCGACGACGACATGGCCGGAACCGAATGGGCTGCGCCCCATCACAACCGAGAGAGTCACGCCGGTCACCGACAGTTGGCGGGTGCCGCCCGGCGGCAGCCCGGTCACCGGTTGCACCAGGTCGGTGTCGGCCATCGCGAACGGTTCTCCGCCGCGCAGCACCGCGTCGTGCTCGACCTGCACCGGGATGCGTTCGGCGAGCAGCGGATTGTCGGGGATCTTGCTGACCCACCACTTGGACGCATACAGCAGCGCCAGCGGGATCCCGGGGCCCAGCAGCAGCGCGGCGATGAGCACCAGGACGAAGTTGATGGTGTTGAGCGGGTTGATCATCGACGCCGTGAAGGCCACCGGCACGGTCTGGGCGTCGTCGGGATTGTCGAGCGTCGAAACATGTACGGGCACAGTGCCGTTGAGGCCGCCATGGCCGTTGTGATCGGTGTGCAGGGTGACCGATAGCGGTGCGGTCTCCCCGGCCTGCACCTTCAGGCAGTGCTGGCCCGAATTCGTCGGTGACCCCAGGTGCGGCATGCCGATGCCGTCGGGTGCGCCCGAGACCGTCGCGGTGTCGGCGTCGCTGATCCAGGCGCAGCCCGGGCCAGTGATGTTCAAGCTCGCGGTCGCGCCCTTGGCTCCCTCCACGGTGCCGAAATCGATGCGCTCACCCGGGGTGGGCAGGCCGACCTTGGGCAGAATCTGCACCGGCACATCGACTTCCTGCGGTGACAACTGGGTGCCGGCGATGGGCCCGCCGTTCAAATCGGTGGTGGACGCGGTGGTGATCACCAACGACATCCGCAGCGTCGCGTGCCCGGGCGTGACTTTGGTCAGGTCGGCGTCGACGGGTTTGGCGATGTCATCCTTGCCCGCCGCCGTCAGCAGCGGAATCGGTGCGGCGCCGTCGGGACCCAAGGATGCTGACATGGTGGCCGAGCCGGCTAAGTCCGCCGGTGCTATCGGCTTGCCGTGGCCGTCAACCAGACCGAACACCAGGCCCTTGAGGGTCTGGCCGCTGTGCCAGGCGACTTTGTCGGCGCCCGTCAGGGCCGGGAAGATGTCGGTGGTGATGTGAATGCTGACCTTGGACACCGCGTCCGGGTGCTGGCCGGTGGTGTCGACGTAGACGATCGCCCACTGCCCGCTCCAGTGCGGGGCGTTGCCGTTCTGCAGCGAGATCGTCTGCGCCGATTCGGATTGCCATTGATAGTTCACCGAGACGCCGTCGACGTTGACGTTTTGGGCGCCGTCGTTCTTGGGCAGGGGCAGGGTCTGCCCGG is part of the Mycobacterium mantenii genome and encodes:
- a CDS encoding tubulin-like doman-containing protein; its protein translation is MRRFLVVGCGGSGGATLSLMMDQLRSELHTAGIEKLLAGWQFVHIDVPSAAESGPEGLANVPAQGGSYVGCGPQGSSYAVLDGALSQRLAAESALDTIATWAPRSPQEVSIPISAGAGQYRAIGRMITLSKAAEIHARLQAAWDALFRVETVSEMSTVDVPGMGRFDPNEPPLVLVVSSMAGGAGASMALDVCRLLTLVTGLDPRLMGVFMVTPDIFDSLPQSAIIGVRANALAMLGEIVASQSGAAREHDVRILRALGHHHGEGEPIPFARVFPVGRYIGADRTLFGDGSQYAVYRGLARGLAGLMMSGRASDQFVAYDLGNTASPVGDRDLLGWGISSWDVLPWGTYGFSSLSMGRDRYAEYAAQRLARSCVDKLLEGHMQKGNPASSTEQLDSLLSSQWGALCGELGLPASAGDEQTRVSQLGRWIGTEAFTADTVAATVNGLIDRQLRNHLPNPEGVTAEQWVPTMRQAVHNRRAELTRACADAAYAMAFQWHQDFANKLEKVIGAAIASLGLPFAREVVDQLRRHIDDQLTAGVAQLGAMGPPDIVAISPQVDAGLKSLHGVMTNTDQVVAAVVDGFRATVRRQLFADAAARIADVMRVLGVELLVPLRDRLSEAMIQLEIARSEPPTDVGLARLATDQYAAWPADADELVPSRFAEANNEVLLINSTAFKGRYEADLPKAVAGANAMIPLQSAIEEATTRVILGVWQTTGGVAAPGGLIERTATWVTRALGTDPETGRARVPSIAQFDIHTRPVELLRRARFYVERPGESFAEFCKVSLRDYVQGAGASESELVARRRDIATKFAEALSLARPLASVNDQALQRVHPGQQTEYRYKFSEIPFAGQPVDRELFEVIRNNPRIDQATKDNYGRSLSDEDSVTRIDIFGSYPNYSPLAFDSVLKPAAQQWAQTAGPGRGAFWRFRRSRPLPASLPMTDEERRAMTAGWFVGQLLGRIQIPASPFTEPVRIYDADSGQWLNFPNPLLTPPSAFTASYDWLPAVLESILLAIAQSHEPPVMRSLRPYSVLRELYDAHSQDPRSGIVALSAQGLLREFLRVGTTTPGVQSRVPGIAEAQTADVRAAAAVEWLTTIRDVAAQYLPADMAGAAPGGAFTTVPTRTTASNTPIFRDLAPDVYAATGALIDLIQREAEALAAGAAAGGPVLDGVAPVVIPEGGTF
- a CDS encoding vWA domain-containing protein, whose protein sequence is MAHSSRIPRGRNGIAMLARVLAAASLVVVLNLVGWAPVASATGSPGASRFGACLASQKAGDLLLLFDESSSLQQTDPQAARVQAARYLVQTLGKYADRVSAKLDVAVAGFSDTYVPEHDWTQLTGSTADSVGASLDPIAKKNTGIDTDYWLALDGARQALTAHGGTADKGQRCQAIAWFSDGMIDFTARPVAKPYADGVKLDSPNGIPDTTQKAVQSICRPSGLADQLRSSNIIMLGIGLGAKQTPGDFNVMSAISTGKGLQGMACGAITDPVPGDFFPVANIDDMLFAFDALNPDPGVTDQGGVCQIKVCPEARHNFVLDRSIKEVNILGSGGVPGVEPYLVSPTGQTLPLPKNDGAQNVNVDGVSVNYQWQSESAQTISLQNGNAPHWSGQWAIVYVDTTGQHPDAVSKVSIHITTDIFPALTGADKVAWHSGQTLKGLVFGLVDGHGKPIAPADLAGSATMSASLGPDGAAPIPLLTAAGKDDIAKPVDADLTKVTPGHATLRMSLVITTASTTDLNGGPIAGTQLSPQEVDVPVQILPKVGLPTPGERIDFGTVEGAKGATASLNITGPGCAWISDADTATVSGAPDGIGMPHLGSPTNSGQHCLKVQAGETAPLSVTLHTDHNGHGGLNGTVPVHVSTLDNPDDAQTVPVAFTASMINPLNTINFVLVLIAALLLGPGIPLALLYASKWWVSKIPDNPLLAERIPVQVEHDAVLRGGEPFAMADTDLVQPVTGLPPGGTRQLSVTGVTLSVVMGRSPFGSGHVVVDAEGLVSAGSKLPGSDKTGLRGVLPLAVHNTWVLLHNPYGPENAAEVLLLVAGTTDTTARERIYEDIAQRLPDLLTGLRLRAVQAGMTAPFAAPGETASPFGDTPADVVAGPVGDDPFGGGDSPFGGAPAPAPPSAPPAPKSFAPPPFAPPPPATGPVPPGFNEAETQERPIPEPIPRQDDTMAAGYPYGEERGERQQGDERDESGPPGLPPTEATQPSYRFDPEPFDPFGEGT